Sequence from the Brevundimonas sp. SGAir0440 genome:
GGTGGTCGCCCGCGACGCCTCGGTCGTGAACCCCAACCTGCCGACCGGCGAGGTCGAGGTGCGCGTCCAGGGCGTCGAGGTGCTGTCCGAAGCCGCCGAACTGCCGATGCCGGTCTTTGGGGATCAGGAATATCCCGAGGATATCCGCCTGGCCAACCGCTTCCTGGATCTGCGCCGCGAGCGACTGCACAAGAACATCGTGCTGCGCTCCAAGGTGATTTCCTCGATCCGCCGTCGCATGGTCGATCAGGGCTTCCTGGAATATCAGACGCCGATCCTGACGGCTTCGTCGCCGGAAGGCGCGCGCGACTTCCTGGTGCCGTCGCGACTTCATCCGGGCAAGTTCTATGCGCTGCCCCAGGCGCCGCAGCAGTTCAAGCAGCTGCTGATGGTGTCGGGCTTCGACCGCTACTTCCAGATCGCGCCGTGCTTCCGTGACGAAGACCTGCGCGCCGACCGTTCGCTGGAATTCTACCAGCTCGACGTCGAGATGAGCTTCGTGACGCAGGAAGACGTCTTCGCCGCCATCGAGCCGCTGATGCACGGCGTGTTCGAGGAGTTCGGCGAAGGCAAGCCGGTCTCGGCCATCGACGGCGTACATACCTTCACCAACGACTTCGGCGAGACGTTCGAACACAAGGGTTTCGAGCGCCTGACCTACGCCCAGTCGATGGCCTGGTACGGTTCGGACAAGCCGGACCTGCGCAACCCGATCAAGATGCAGGTGGTGTCGGATCATTTCCGCGACGGCGGCTTCGGCCTGTTCGCCAAGATCCTGGGCGCGGACGACAAGAACGCCGTCTGGGCCATCCCGGCGCCGACCGGCGGTTCGCGCGCCTTCTGCGACCGCATGAACTCCTGGGCGCAGGGCGAGGGCCAGCCGGGCCTGGGTTATATCTTCTGGTCCGAGGATCAGGGCGCCTGGGGGGGGCCGATCGCCAAGAACCTGGGTCAGGAACCGACCGAGGCCCTGATGTCGTCGCTGGGCCTGGGCCAGGGTGACGCCGCCTTCTTCGTCGCCGGCCTGCCCGCGACCTTCGCCAAGTTCGCCGGCCTGGCCCGCACCCGCGTCGGTACGGAGCTGAAGCTGGTCGACGAAAACCAGTTCAAATTCTGCTGGATCGTCGACTTCCCGATGTTCGAATGGTCCGAGGAAGAGAAGAAGGTCGACTTCTCGCACAACCCCTTCTCCATGCCGCAGGGCGGGCTGGAGGCCCTGGAGAATCAGGACCCGCTGACCATCCGCGCCTATCAGTACGACATCGTCTGCAACGGCTATGAGCTGTGCTCGGGCGCGATCCGGAACCATAAGGCCGAGATCATGCTGAAGGCGTTCGAAATCGCCGGCTATGACGCCTCGGTGGTCGAGGAGCAGTTCGGCGGCATGCTGAACGCCTTCCGCTTCGGCGCCCCGCCGCACGGCGGCCTGGCCCCCGGCATCGACCGCATCGTCATGCTGCTGGCGGGCGAGACGGCCATCCGCGAGGTCATCGCCTTCCCGCTGAACCAGCAGGGCGAGGATCTGCTGATGAACGCTCCGACCGAGGCCGAGGAGCGCCAGCTGAAGGATGTCCACATCCGCACGGCCCTGCCGATCAAGGTGTGATCGGCGAGGTCTGATCAAGAACGACAGAGGGGGATGCTTCGCGGCGTCCCCATTTTTTGCGCTCGCGCCCAGGGC
This genomic interval carries:
- the aspS gene encoding aspartate--tRNA ligase; the encoded protein is MHAYRSHTCGALRASDAGSAVRLSGWVHRKRDHGGLLFIDLRDHYGLTQLVLHPETPGFAAVERLRAESVIKVDGEVVARDASVVNPNLPTGEVEVRVQGVEVLSEAAELPMPVFGDQEYPEDIRLANRFLDLRRERLHKNIVLRSKVISSIRRRMVDQGFLEYQTPILTASSPEGARDFLVPSRLHPGKFYALPQAPQQFKQLLMVSGFDRYFQIAPCFRDEDLRADRSLEFYQLDVEMSFVTQEDVFAAIEPLMHGVFEEFGEGKPVSAIDGVHTFTNDFGETFEHKGFERLTYAQSMAWYGSDKPDLRNPIKMQVVSDHFRDGGFGLFAKILGADDKNAVWAIPAPTGGSRAFCDRMNSWAQGEGQPGLGYIFWSEDQGAWGGPIAKNLGQEPTEALMSSLGLGQGDAAFFVAGLPATFAKFAGLARTRVGTELKLVDENQFKFCWIVDFPMFEWSEEEKKVDFSHNPFSMPQGGLEALENQDPLTIRAYQYDIVCNGYELCSGAIRNHKAEIMLKAFEIAGYDASVVEEQFGGMLNAFRFGAPPHGGLAPGIDRIVMLLAGETAIREVIAFPLNQQGEDLLMNAPTEAEERQLKDVHIRTALPIKV